The genomic segment GGGGACATCTTCCCTGGAGCCACCATCCCGCCACGTGGGCAAAGGCTGGCGTGGGAGAGATGGTGGGAAAGTACGTCAGGGTGCCCGTGTCCCTTTCCCCACGGTCAGGTTCCTGTGCTCCCAAGGAGGGAGAGGGCGGCTCCCTGGATAGGAATTCACCCTCTGGagcccagagaaaaaccaagagggCTTGGTTTCTATTAGGGCCAAGATGAGGGCCCATGACTCCAGCTTCCCTTGGGAGCAGAGAGAAGCAGGCTGACTTCCCCAGCTCCAGAGGCCCTCCTGCCTGCAGGCTTTCTGCAAAGTTTGCCTCTGGCCCTGAGAGCCACACACTACCTGGCATCCTAGCTGCCGAACACAGAGGGACCTGGAGACTCTGATGACCAGAGCAGCGATGGATGCCAGCAGATGGCAGAGGCACCAGGCCAGGCGGCAGACAGTCGGGTTGTGCTGAAATGGGGCTGAGGACAGGAGTCCTAACCTCCTGGGTTCTCAGTGAGTCCATTTGGAGAATGGATGGGATGCAGGAAACCATGTCAGGGGTCTGGAGCGTGATGATGAAGTTCAAAAGGGCCTCTTACTATTATCATCGAGTGCTCTTTTCCGGGACAAAGCTCAGTATTTCCCAACCTTGCACTGCCCACATTTACTGAAGCAACAGGCTCAATATTCAGTACacgttcattttttttaaaaaattgaattaaaaaacaaactcagTAAAATCACCCTTGAAAAGATGAGGATactgataaaataaaatgagatgattCTAAGCAATTACACTACTTTTTACAAAAGATGATTAAAGTACCAGATAAAATGACCATGAAATCCTGgcctttgtctcttttcaaaaACTGGATCtaggctaaaaaaaaaacaaaacaaaaaccaaacaccaGTGCTCGGGTATATTTTACAACTGGAATTCAGCTTTTatttaatgtctttaaaaaaattcatcccTTTAATAGTTCAGATGAAGTTTGCTTGGTTTTATGTAAGTGAAATACCCAGATGCCAGCAGGTTTTCCTGGAGAGGGCCCAGGACTTAAGGCCTGGACACTGGTTCCCATTCACTCCAGGCTGGAAAGCTGGGCACTGGATGTGGCCTTAAATCTCCGGCCTTCCCTGTTCAGTGGCTCGGCCAGGCTGTGGATCTCAGTTGCCTCTTTCTCCACGTGGTCCTTTTCCCTCAGTAGGAACAATGATGAAACAGTGTGAGAGGAATGAGAAGATGTGGGACCAGGACTCAGAAAAACAGAGAACACCCTAGCACTTTGACTAGTGTGTTTTTCATCCATTTACAGAGACTCTTCAGCGGGGAAGAGGGGCAAGGCTCAGCGTGCTCCATACCTTGTATGTTCCTCCCATTGACGAAAAAGAGTTTGCATTTCCCCATTGgtctcactggggcttcccaggtggctctagcggtaaagaacccacctgccaatgcaggagacataagagacgtgggtcgatccctgggtcggaaagatcctctggaggaggaaatggcaacctactccagtattcttgcctggagagtcccttggacagaggagcctggcgggctacagtccagagggtcgcacagagtcggaggtGACTGAGTACGCATGCAGGCACCTCTCACCCAGGGCCAGGCTCTGGTCAGGATAGAGTCCCCATGGCCTAGGTCAGGATTTCAGGGACGGCCACTGCCCCTTGGATCTGACCCGTGTCCGCTACTTGGTTTCCTCGGGTGTCCTCACACTTGGGGAGGGAGAGCATAGCTGAGTACTTTCCTATGTCCTCCCCACAGGCTTACGTCCTGTTGGGACAGTTCCTCCTGATGCACAAGAGGGAAGCCGAGTTTCAGAAGTGGCTCATCTGTTGCTGCGGAGCCACCGAGTTTGAGGCCCGGGAGTGTTCCAACTGCCTGAAGGAATGGTGCGCCTGCTTCCTGTAGACCCAGTCTGGCCATGAGCCGCCTCCTGTTAAACAATGCCTCTGCATCGACCCTAGACTCCAAGtcgttatttttcttttcccctttattgACACAGGTTTGTTATAAAAAgcagctcaagaaaataaaagaggacaaACACAAGCACAGTGACCTCCAGATTCCACCCAGAACCATTCACCTTACACCGATATCATGCCAGCTGTCTCTTAGCATACGTTTATCTCCAGGAatggataattttattttaaaatgggaattCAATTTTAACTCAGTGTAGTAGTTATCAACTGCTGCAGATCAAAGGAACCCAAAATGTAGCCACTTAACAGGAACAATCATTTTATCTCACTCAGGTTCTGAGGGTGGGGAACTGAGAGTTGCTTGGCTGGGTGGGTCTATCTCAGGGCCCCCTGTGAGATTATAGACTGTAGGCCAGGGAGCAGGTTAACCTGGGCTGGAGAACCCATATGGCTTCTCATGTAGCTGGTGGCCTGAGACCTCGGCTGCTCTCCAAGGGGGGCCTCTCTCAGGCTTTGATGACCTGGCTTCTAGGGTCACCCAGAGCAGGTGACCCAGGAAGGAATAAGAGGGCAGGAAGCCACCGTCTTTCATGACCTCAACTCTCACTCACACAACCTCACTTCTGCCTTGATTTGTTTTTAGAACCAAGTCCCTACGTCCTCAAGGGAGAATTAAACTTTTCTTGAAATAgtaaatagttcagttcagtcactcattcatgtctgactctctgtgaccccatgaaccgcagcacgccaggcctcccagtccatcaccaactcccggagcatatccaaacccgtgtccattgagtcggtgatgccatccaaccatctcatcctctgtcatccccttatcctcctgccctcaatctttcccagcatcagggtcttttcaaatgagtcagctcttcgcatcaagtggccaaagtattagagttttagcttcaacatcagtccatccaatgaacacccaggactgatctcctttaggatgaactgtttggatctccttgcagtccaagggactctcaagagtcttctccaacaccacagttcaaaagcatcaattctttggcgctcagctttcttcacagtccaactctcacatccatacttgactactggaaaaaccatagctttgactagatggacctttgttggcaaagtaatgtctctgctttttaatatgctatctaggttggtcataactttccttccaaggagtaagcgtcttttaatttcatggctgcaatcaccatctgcagtgattttggagccccccccaaaaataaagtcagccactgtttccactgtttccacatctatttgccatgaagtgatgggaccagatgtctaGTATGCAAACATTTTTAAGAGCATCACAAACAGGTTTTCGAGATACAATTTACATACGGTTTAACTCGTCCTTGTCAGGTGTGTAGTCCTATGAACGTTGACAAATGTGCTGTCCTGGACCACCACATCTTCATCCACCCCCAGAGAGTTCCCTTTAATCACCCCTCACCCttccccagcccttggcaaccaagGATCTGTTTTCTGTCCTCAGAGTTTTGACCTTTCCAGAAAACCATATAAATGGAATCGCA from the Dama dama isolate Ldn47 chromosome 23, ASM3311817v1, whole genome shotgun sequence genome contains:
- the BANF2 gene encoding barrier-to-autointegration factor-like protein isoform X2 — translated: MDHVSRRLRAFLSEPIGEKDVAWVDGISHELAINLVTKGFNKAYVLLGQFLLMHKREAEFQKWLICCCGATEFEARECSNCLKEWCACFL